A region of Acidithiobacillus ferridurans DNA encodes the following proteins:
- the lspA gene encoding signal peptidase II yields MLRYLWLSFGVILLDQGVKLWLSHIWRVGQGLVIIPGLLNFRLVHNTGAAFSFLAGAGGWQRWLLIGVALLVVAVIVAILRRLKPGATWTAISLALILGGAVGNLIDRIRLGYVIDFIGAHWGSLYWPYFNVADSAISIGAVILVLDAFRRR; encoded by the coding sequence ATGCTGCGCTATTTATGGTTATCGTTCGGGGTCATCCTGCTGGACCAGGGCGTCAAACTCTGGCTAAGCCATATCTGGCGGGTGGGGCAGGGCCTTGTCATCATTCCGGGGCTGCTCAATTTTCGTCTCGTCCACAACACCGGTGCCGCTTTCAGCTTCCTGGCGGGGGCCGGCGGCTGGCAACGCTGGCTGCTCATCGGCGTCGCCCTGCTGGTGGTGGCAGTCATCGTCGCCATCCTGCGTCGACTCAAGCCCGGCGCCACCTGGACCGCCATATCCCTTGCCCTGATTCTCGGCGGTGCGGTCGGCAACCTGATCGACCGGATCCGCCTCGGCTATGTGATCGATTTTATTGGCGCCCACTGGGGCAGCCTCTACTGGCCCTACTTCAACGTCGCCGACAGCGCCATCTCCATCGGTGCCGTGATACTGGTCCTCGATGCTTTCCGGCGCCGCTGA
- a CDS encoding thioredoxin family protein yields the protein MAMTAKELPIGSKLPEFCLPVGGQAGQWCSVQAQGKPLLVLFICNHCPYVIHISKRLGELTRQWQQQGVQVVGINSNDARTYPEDAPEKMPAEALRAGYHFPYLFDAEQEIAKAFNAVCTPDLFLFDAAGGLFYHGQFDASRPRNDLPVTGEDLSAAVAAVLAGAQPPAEVLPSMGCSIKWRPGNEPEGWV from the coding sequence ATGGCTATGACCGCCAAAGAATTACCCATCGGGAGTAAGCTGCCCGAGTTTTGTCTGCCCGTCGGTGGTCAGGCGGGGCAGTGGTGCAGTGTGCAGGCGCAGGGCAAGCCCCTGCTGGTGCTTTTCATCTGTAATCACTGTCCCTATGTGATCCACATCAGCAAACGCCTGGGTGAGCTGACGCGGCAATGGCAGCAGCAGGGTGTGCAGGTGGTGGGTATCAACAGCAACGATGCCCGAACCTATCCGGAAGATGCGCCGGAAAAAATGCCCGCCGAAGCCTTGCGCGCCGGGTATCATTTCCCCTATTTATTTGATGCAGAACAAGAGATTGCCAAGGCTTTTAACGCGGTGTGCACGCCGGATCTTTTTCTTTTTGATGCTGCGGGCGGGCTGTTCTACCACGGTCAGTTCGATGCGAGTCGTCCTAGGAATGATCTGCCGGTGACCGGTGAAGACCTGTCTGCAGCCGTGGCGGCAGTGCTGGCAGGTGCCCAGCCCCCGGCCGAAGTGCTGCCCAGCATGGGCTGCAGTATCAAGTGGCGGCCGGGCAACGAGCCGGAGGGCTGGGTATGA
- the ileS gene encoding isoleucine--tRNA ligase gives MDYKQTLNLPKTGFPMQGKLPEREPATLARWQEHDLYGALQKARAASPAFILHDGPPYANGKIHIGHAVNKILKDIINKSKLSEGFRVPYVPGWDCHGLPIEIQVEKELGRPGEKVSAQAFRNACRAYAESQIVGQRQDFERLGIIGDWGNPYLTMHFQAEANILRELGRLTVNGQVVRGAKPVHWCVDCGSALAEAEVEYQDRSDPSIDVAFVVADAADLSQRLGVAEPIEASVVIWTTTPWTLPANQAVALHPEYTYVLLRSGNRHLILAADLAASALARYGHPEAEVLAEFAGVTLEGLRLKHPFLDYEVPVILGRHVTLEAGTGCVHTAPAHGADDYEASRRYHLPVDSPVLGNGRFQDELPLGLGGITVQEANERIPELLRGRNALLHFEKIRHSYPHCWRHKTPLLFRATPQWFISMSANDLREKAIDAIDATRWIPDWGKDRITGMVNQRPDWCISRQRAWGVPVAIFSCTRCGEPLRDADTFERIARAVETGGVDAWFNHPDGDFLPADARCGGCGHDHFHKVTDILDVWFDSGCTHAFVLEQRPELHSPADLYLEGSDQHRGWFQSSLLESVASRGRAPYRAVLTHGFTVDGEGRKMSKSVGNVIAPQTIIDRYGADILRLWVASEDYRSEIPISDTILQQLGDSYRRIRNTARYMLGNTHDFNPATDALPTADLLEMDRWMLARTALLQEEIRAAYSEYQFLRVQQRLLHFCSVELGGLYLDVLKDRLYTTPAASRARRSAQTVLWQMLEAMVVWMAPILSFTAEEIWEGMGNRPFSSVFFAQYPEIPLPADSEVLMGRWERLGQLRDAVNAALEPLRQGKKIGSGLDAEVALYANSEWHEFLAPLGEELRFFLLSSACALRPYEERQEGCDDALPGIAIQVLPSDGQKCARCWHHRPDIGLHAGHPDICDRCVENLALPGETREFC, from the coding sequence ATGGACTATAAGCAGACCCTCAACCTTCCTAAAACCGGTTTTCCCATGCAGGGAAAACTGCCGGAGCGTGAACCGGCGACTCTGGCCCGCTGGCAGGAGCATGATCTATACGGGGCGTTGCAGAAGGCGCGTGCCGCAAGCCCTGCGTTCATCCTGCATGATGGCCCGCCCTACGCCAACGGCAAGATTCATATCGGTCATGCGGTCAACAAAATACTCAAGGATATCATCAACAAAAGCAAGCTGAGCGAAGGCTTCCGGGTGCCCTATGTGCCGGGCTGGGACTGCCACGGGCTGCCCATCGAAATCCAGGTGGAAAAGGAACTGGGGCGTCCCGGCGAAAAAGTCAGTGCCCAGGCCTTCCGCAATGCCTGCCGTGCTTATGCCGAAAGCCAGATTGTCGGGCAACGGCAGGATTTCGAGCGCCTCGGCATCATCGGAGATTGGGGAAACCCATACCTGACCATGCACTTCCAGGCTGAGGCCAATATCCTGCGGGAGCTCGGTCGCCTGACCGTGAACGGCCAAGTGGTACGCGGTGCCAAGCCGGTACACTGGTGTGTGGACTGCGGCAGTGCTCTGGCGGAGGCGGAAGTGGAATATCAGGATCGCAGCGATCCTTCCATCGACGTCGCCTTCGTCGTCGCTGACGCCGCCGATCTGAGCCAACGCCTTGGCGTCGCTGAACCCATAGAGGCCAGCGTGGTGATCTGGACGACCACGCCATGGACTTTGCCCGCCAATCAGGCGGTAGCCCTGCACCCGGAATACACTTACGTATTGCTGCGCTCCGGCAACCGGCATCTGATCCTCGCCGCAGATCTGGCAGCAAGCGCCCTCGCCCGCTATGGTCACCCGGAAGCGGAGGTGCTGGCCGAGTTCGCCGGTGTGACACTGGAGGGCCTCCGCCTCAAACACCCCTTCCTGGATTATGAAGTGCCGGTCATCCTCGGTCGGCATGTGACCCTGGAGGCGGGCACCGGCTGCGTACATACTGCCCCGGCCCACGGCGCGGACGATTATGAAGCGTCCCGGCGTTATCACCTGCCGGTGGACAGCCCCGTGCTCGGCAACGGTCGTTTTCAGGACGAACTGCCGCTGGGGCTGGGAGGCATCACCGTACAGGAGGCCAATGAGCGGATCCCAGAACTCCTGCGCGGGCGCAACGCCCTGCTCCATTTCGAGAAGATCCGCCATAGTTACCCCCATTGCTGGCGCCACAAGACACCGCTACTCTTCCGTGCCACCCCTCAGTGGTTTATCAGCATGAGCGCCAATGACCTGCGTGAGAAGGCCATCGACGCCATCGACGCCACCCGGTGGATTCCCGACTGGGGCAAAGACCGCATCACCGGCATGGTCAACCAGCGTCCGGACTGGTGCATCTCCCGGCAAAGGGCCTGGGGCGTGCCCGTCGCGATCTTCTCCTGTACCCGGTGCGGCGAACCCCTACGCGATGCCGACACCTTCGAACGTATCGCCCGTGCGGTGGAAACAGGTGGGGTCGATGCCTGGTTCAACCACCCGGACGGCGATTTTCTGCCAGCGGACGCCCGCTGCGGCGGCTGCGGCCACGATCACTTTCACAAGGTCACGGACATTCTCGACGTCTGGTTCGACTCCGGCTGCACCCATGCCTTTGTACTGGAGCAGAGGCCTGAGTTGCACAGCCCCGCCGACCTTTATCTGGAAGGCTCCGATCAGCATCGCGGCTGGTTCCAGTCTTCCCTGCTGGAATCCGTCGCCAGTCGAGGAAGGGCGCCCTACCGGGCGGTGCTGACCCACGGCTTCACCGTCGATGGCGAAGGCCGGAAGATGAGCAAGTCCGTGGGCAACGTCATCGCCCCACAGACGATCATCGACCGTTACGGTGCGGACATCCTGCGGCTCTGGGTGGCATCGGAAGACTACCGCAGCGAGATCCCCATCTCTGACACCATCCTCCAGCAACTGGGCGACAGCTACCGGCGCATCCGTAATACGGCCCGCTATATGCTGGGCAATACCCACGACTTTAATCCAGCCACGGACGCCCTGCCCACGGCGGACCTGCTGGAAATGGATCGCTGGATGCTGGCCCGCACCGCGCTCCTGCAGGAAGAAATTCGTGCCGCCTACAGTGAATATCAATTCCTCCGCGTCCAGCAACGTCTGCTCCACTTTTGCTCGGTGGAGCTCGGGGGACTCTATCTGGATGTGCTGAAAGATCGCCTCTACACCACCCCCGCAGCCTCGCGGGCGCGGCGTTCGGCGCAGACGGTGCTCTGGCAGATGCTCGAAGCCATGGTGGTATGGATGGCCCCCATCCTGAGCTTCACTGCGGAAGAAATCTGGGAGGGGATGGGCAATCGCCCGTTCTCCAGCGTGTTTTTTGCGCAATATCCGGAAATACCACTGCCTGCCGACAGTGAAGTCCTGATGGGACGCTGGGAACGGCTCGGTCAGTTGCGGGACGCCGTCAACGCCGCACTGGAACCCCTGCGTCAGGGGAAAAAGATTGGCTCGGGCCTGGATGCGGAAGTCGCCCTCTACGCCAACAGCGAATGGCATGAGTTTCTTGCGCCACTCGGTGAGGAGCTGCGCTTTTTTCTGCTGAGCTCCGCGTGTGCCCTGCGCCCCTATGAAGAGCGCCAGGAGGGTTGCGACGATGCGCTTCCGGGCATCGCCATACAGGTCCTGCCCAGTGATGGCCAGAAGTGCGCACGCTGCTGGCACCACCGCCCGGACATCGGTCTCCATGCGGGGCATCCGGACATTTGCGACCGCTGTGTAGAGAATCTCGCCTTACCCGGAGAAACACGGGAGTTCTGCTGA
- a CDS encoding ABC transporter ATP-binding protein/permease gives MKQFNGAFFRDLWRMVKPYWWHSEERWVARGVFAFIILLNLFMVFISYRITEWYAVFWNALQRFAVNAAWHQMLIFLGLATLYIIAAVSQTFFTQMLEIRWRRWLTQHYLDSWLAKSTFYHMQVLGDGTDNPDQRISEDLASFTGQTLNIVIGLLSSATTLAAFVFMLWNLSAMITIPWQGSVYTIPGYLVWAAVIYSVLGTILTALIGRPLISLNFNQERYQADFRFSMMRLRENSESIALYGGETEERHHFLQRFANVYANYWRIIWRSMRLNWWVSGYGQVAIIFPILVSLPAYFVNKAIGIGGLQQIASAFAQVQGALSFIVSSYGSLANWHAVVDRLRFFEQSMDEVRVIRETHYQIERKDGPRLIVQALNVRLPDGRELIHHLDLDVRRGERLLIMGPSGGGKSTLVRALAGIWPFGEGEVKLPRSDRPLFLPQKPYLPLGTLRDVLVYPFGVPGVGDARLQQVLHLVGMEALADKLDDARLWSHVLSLGEQQRLAFARILLQKPQWVFLDEASSALDEPAEDALYRMLVEELPETAIISVGHRSSLLRHHEHCLHLLGDGSWRLEAVVHPVPGGQQPALA, from the coding sequence ATGAAGCAGTTTAACGGAGCATTCTTTCGTGACCTGTGGCGGATGGTCAAACCTTACTGGTGGCACTCCGAGGAGCGTTGGGTGGCGCGCGGGGTCTTTGCCTTCATCATTCTCCTCAATCTGTTCATGGTGTTTATTTCTTATCGCATCACGGAGTGGTACGCGGTGTTCTGGAACGCCCTGCAGCGCTTTGCGGTGAACGCCGCCTGGCACCAGATGCTGATTTTTCTGGGACTGGCCACTCTCTATATCATCGCCGCGGTCTCCCAGACCTTTTTTACCCAGATGCTGGAGATTCGCTGGCGACGCTGGCTGACGCAGCATTATCTGGATTCCTGGCTCGCCAAAAGTACCTTTTACCATATGCAGGTGCTGGGCGATGGTACCGATAACCCGGATCAGCGTATCAGCGAGGATCTGGCCAGTTTCACCGGGCAGACACTCAACATCGTGATAGGCCTGCTCAGTTCCGCCACGACCCTCGCCGCCTTTGTGTTCATGCTTTGGAATTTGTCGGCCATGATCACCATCCCCTGGCAGGGGAGTGTCTATACCATCCCCGGCTATCTGGTCTGGGCGGCAGTCATTTATTCGGTGCTTGGGACCATCCTCACCGCCCTCATCGGGCGGCCGCTGATCAGTCTGAACTTCAACCAGGAGCGTTATCAGGCGGATTTCCGTTTCAGTATGATGCGCCTGCGGGAGAATAGTGAAAGCATTGCCCTGTATGGCGGGGAAACGGAGGAGCGTCACCACTTTCTGCAACGGTTCGCCAACGTCTATGCCAACTACTGGCGGATTATCTGGCGGTCCATGCGTCTCAACTGGTGGGTGTCCGGTTATGGTCAGGTGGCGATCATTTTCCCGATTCTGGTGAGCCTGCCCGCCTATTTCGTCAATAAAGCCATCGGTATCGGTGGGTTGCAGCAGATTGCCTCGGCTTTTGCCCAGGTGCAGGGTGCGCTGTCTTTCATTGTCAGCAGTTATGGCAGCCTCGCCAACTGGCACGCGGTCGTCGATCGTCTGCGTTTTTTTGAACAATCGATGGACGAGGTACGGGTCATCCGGGAGACCCATTACCAGATCGAGCGCAAGGATGGTCCGCGGCTCATTGTGCAGGCCCTCAACGTGCGCCTGCCCGATGGCCGGGAATTGATTCATCACCTGGATCTGGATGTGCGCCGTGGTGAGCGCCTGCTGATCATGGGCCCGTCAGGCGGAGGCAAAAGCACACTGGTACGCGCTCTGGCCGGTATCTGGCCTTTTGGTGAGGGGGAGGTGAAACTGCCCCGGAGCGATCGCCCGCTCTTCCTGCCGCAGAAGCCGTATCTGCCCCTGGGTACCTTGCGCGATGTGCTGGTCTACCCCTTCGGGGTGCCCGGCGTCGGAGACGCCCGCCTGCAGCAGGTGCTCCATCTGGTTGGCATGGAGGCGTTGGCCGACAAACTGGATGACGCCCGTTTGTGGTCTCATGTATTATCTCTGGGGGAGCAGCAGCGTCTGGCCTTTGCCCGTATTCTATTGCAAAAGCCGCAGTGGGTGTTTTTGGACGAGGCCAGTTCGGCACTGGATGAACCTGCCGAGGACGCGCTCTACCGCATGCTTGTCGAGGAACTGCCGGAAACCGCCATCATCAGTGTCGGTCACCGCTCCAGCCTGTTGCGGCATCATGAGCATTGCCTGCATCTGCTGGGTGACGGATCCTGGCGTTTGGAGGCCGTCGTCCATCCCGTTCCCGGGGGGCAGCAGCCGGCACTGGCCTGA
- a CDS encoding carbon-nitrogen hydrolase family protein: protein MKVRVAVVQMVSSDVVADNLARAGSLLGEAAAGGAELALLPENFALMGRDENAKLAIMEKDGDGPIQSWLAAQAQRLGLWLVGGSMPLAAADGRCYAACLVFDPTGQRRARYDKMHLFDVDLAGGESYRESRTIAPGSSPVAVATPWGRLGLSICYDLRFPELYRSYAGAELLVVPSAFTRQTGAAHWECLLRTRAIENQAYVLAADQGGLHENGRQTFGGSMIVDPWGQVLARLDQGEGVALAQADGEFLQRCRSNLPALRHAHPAFYGA from the coding sequence ATGAAGGTGCGGGTTGCCGTAGTGCAGATGGTGTCCTCGGATGTCGTGGCGGATAACCTCGCCCGCGCCGGATCCCTGCTGGGGGAGGCGGCGGCGGGTGGCGCGGAGCTGGCGCTCCTGCCCGAAAATTTTGCCCTGATGGGGCGCGATGAAAATGCCAAACTGGCCATCATGGAGAAGGATGGGGATGGCCCGATCCAGTCCTGGCTGGCGGCACAGGCACAGCGCCTGGGCTTATGGCTGGTCGGGGGCAGTATGCCTCTGGCCGCCGCTGACGGACGCTGTTATGCCGCCTGCCTGGTTTTCGACCCGACCGGACAGCGCCGGGCACGTTATGACAAGATGCACCTCTTTGACGTCGATCTGGCGGGCGGCGAAAGTTACCGGGAGTCTCGTACCATCGCCCCCGGCAGCAGTCCGGTGGCCGTGGCCACGCCCTGGGGGCGGCTAGGTCTCTCCATTTGCTATGACCTGCGTTTCCCGGAGTTGTACCGCAGCTACGCTGGAGCCGAACTGCTCGTCGTCCCCAGCGCCTTTACCAGGCAGACCGGTGCCGCGCACTGGGAGTGTCTGCTGCGAACCCGCGCCATCGAGAACCAGGCGTATGTGCTTGCCGCCGACCAGGGTGGTTTGCACGAGAATGGCCGCCAGACCTTTGGCGGCAGTATGATTGTCGACCCCTGGGGGCAGGTCCTGGCCCGTCTGGATCAGGGCGAGGGGGTCGCGCTGGCCCAGGCGGACGGAGAGTTTTTGCAGCGTTGCCGCAGTAATTTGCCCGCCTTGAGGCACGCTCATCCGGCATTTTACGGCGCCTGA
- a CDS encoding YhdP family phospholipid transporter: MSRLRLILAGLRRFGGWLLAVVPTLLVLLAGAFYLLVVPRLDLLRPYVSQFLSRSLGAPVSVQGMHLGWNWGPSLELAALRVGTPSRPELTLQGVHLRLFALPLLWGDWVAQYFSVADGVVSVVQTADGWRVAGQKPGPSGRALPLDLNWAHVDVRHLTVQWRSQPQANPVPLHVQWQSSGGLRPQMQVQVRWSPQGLLRYTGAVRGIFTRPGRSSGSGKWVLESLPLSWLHPLDTHLPALTGSMSSHGYLQWRYGVPRLVSGQFVLHDAGLDARQGTQIHGRLGWNGTGSSGTLQLADVTGLAAQPLAARLGLDWRRRLQWQIEAPLLPAALLRSVPETALPASLRWIPRQQWRGSLRNLHFRSRGTGHQAAAWQLQAVLRDVAVSPHGNWFGVQGLSGDVSLRPEALQFHLASRQFTLDWPQRFAAPLRLREVSARIVAQKAGTDWSIRADPIVLQGPGHLHARVAVQGRELRLRARLNDMPATAIADFVPRTGISPALRQWLLQAFQAGSVQHADLQWQGPWNHLPRQAPGEHFSLRADFRHVTLRYAPHWPVASRMNAQLLWRGDHLSVRSHQGDIFGVPVASASADLDHLFAPHTSPLQITVNTPVALEKVLPFLRATPVLEGKSVADIPLRLTGQGQLQLALSIPFGPEKTAVNGRVDVRDMGVGWDAWRATGLQGPVYFQRDKIQAGALNGIFAGGPVQASLRASQLETAPRLDFSLRGALQAVDLPVPQPWRAAFRGAVPYQGSGTLLNNELRFRGGADLGQTRSALPQPLSWASGKGGNLTFRGQGDVTRHLQADLRLPVGSAALAWQRGPSVWRWQAGAARLGGGTTPPLPKTGFSLQGSGNSFAVWPWLSLLKSEKDRGTWPEIRIDLHWRHLLLFEQDWPDVRMRGQAAAEKLHLQLTGPQIAGALQYTRAVPPAGSAQLRLDIQKLSIAAPSSPKVPPSGFPQTLGGATGSPLALHAHIAQLDWRGHKVQDVLLDAGRSATGWKIAMIKGDWADSRWDFKGSWQGAGAGQSAFQGKVRSDNIAPVLQDIGMETLDYGRADYAGQLSWPGAPWDFSVAHLSGNIQSKLWNGRLRQLGADISWLVFLNPTTLFKDVITFDYRPLFGRGLFFSKLFADFQIHHGVARTRNMLLESSALEMTGRGAIDLAHQSLNMELQVYPLQSFDLLLGSFPILGPALFGKSGKVLEWHYQVDGPWGHPEVHEVHAPATAGKD, encoded by the coding sequence TTGTCGCGTTTGCGCCTGATCCTTGCCGGTCTCCGCCGTTTCGGAGGTTGGTTGCTGGCCGTCGTGCCGACGCTGCTGGTATTGCTGGCAGGGGCTTTTTATCTCCTGGTGGTTCCCCGGCTTGATCTTCTGCGGCCCTACGTTTCACAGTTTTTGTCGCGGTCTTTGGGAGCGCCGGTGTCGGTACAGGGCATGCACCTGGGCTGGAATTGGGGACCATCGCTGGAACTGGCGGCGTTGCGGGTGGGTACGCCGTCCCGGCCCGAACTGACGCTGCAAGGGGTGCATCTGCGCCTTTTCGCCTTGCCCCTGCTTTGGGGGGACTGGGTAGCCCAGTATTTTAGCGTGGCAGACGGGGTGGTGTCTGTCGTTCAAACCGCCGATGGCTGGCGGGTGGCCGGGCAGAAGCCAGGACCCAGTGGAAGGGCGCTGCCACTGGATCTGAACTGGGCACATGTGGATGTCCGACACCTGACCGTGCAATGGCGCTCCCAGCCTCAGGCCAACCCTGTCCCCCTGCATGTACAGTGGCAGAGCAGTGGCGGTTTGCGCCCGCAGATGCAGGTGCAGGTGCGCTGGTCACCCCAGGGTCTGTTGCGTTACACCGGCGCAGTGCGCGGCATCTTCACGCGTCCGGGACGCTCCTCGGGCAGCGGTAAGTGGGTGTTGGAGTCGTTGCCTTTGTCCTGGCTCCATCCATTGGATACGCATCTGCCGGCGTTGACCGGAAGCATGAGCAGCCACGGGTATCTGCAGTGGCGTTATGGCGTGCCGCGCCTGGTCAGCGGGCAATTTGTCCTGCACGACGCCGGACTGGACGCCAGACAGGGGACACAAATCCATGGCCGCTTGGGCTGGAATGGAACGGGTTCCTCCGGAACATTGCAGCTTGCCGACGTAACAGGGCTTGCTGCACAACCCCTGGCCGCGCGATTGGGACTCGACTGGCGCCGTCGCCTGCAATGGCAGATTGAGGCGCCGCTGCTTCCCGCCGCACTCCTCCGGAGCGTGCCGGAAACGGCCCTGCCCGCTTCATTGCGCTGGATACCCCGGCAACAGTGGCGGGGCAGCTTGCGCAACCTGCACTTCCGCTCCCGCGGTACTGGACACCAGGCTGCGGCCTGGCAGCTTCAGGCGGTGCTGCGTGACGTCGCCGTCTCGCCCCATGGAAACTGGTTTGGCGTGCAGGGTCTCAGCGGTGATGTCAGCCTTCGTCCAGAAGCCTTGCAGTTTCATCTAGCGAGCCGGCAGTTCACGCTGGATTGGCCGCAACGTTTCGCGGCACCGCTGCGCCTGCGTGAAGTGTCCGCCCGGATCGTTGCCCAGAAAGCCGGTACCGACTGGTCGATTCGGGCCGATCCCATCGTGCTACAGGGGCCTGGTCACCTGCATGCCAGGGTGGCGGTGCAAGGGCGGGAACTGCGCCTGAGAGCCCGGCTCAACGATATGCCGGCGACGGCGATAGCTGATTTCGTACCCCGGACCGGCATCAGCCCGGCCCTGCGCCAGTGGCTGTTGCAGGCCTTTCAGGCGGGATCCGTGCAGCATGCCGATCTGCAATGGCAGGGGCCATGGAACCACCTGCCGCGCCAGGCGCCGGGTGAGCATTTTTCCCTGCGGGCCGATTTTCGCCACGTCACGCTGCGTTATGCCCCGCACTGGCCAGTGGCATCGCGGATGAACGCACAACTCCTCTGGAGGGGAGACCACCTTTCCGTCCGGAGTCACCAGGGTGACATTTTCGGGGTGCCGGTGGCTTCCGCCAGTGCCGATCTGGACCATCTGTTCGCGCCGCATACCTCGCCGTTGCAGATCACGGTGAATACGCCGGTCGCGCTTGAAAAAGTGCTGCCTTTTTTGCGCGCAACCCCCGTACTGGAAGGCAAGTCCGTGGCGGATATCCCCCTGCGCCTGACGGGTCAGGGGCAATTGCAATTGGCCCTCAGCATCCCTTTCGGGCCGGAAAAGACTGCGGTGAATGGCCGGGTCGATGTCCGTGACATGGGGGTCGGCTGGGACGCCTGGCGGGCCACGGGTTTGCAGGGACCAGTTTATTTCCAGCGGGACAAAATTCAGGCCGGTGCGTTGAACGGCATTTTTGCCGGTGGCCCGGTGCAGGCGAGTTTACGGGCCAGTCAACTGGAAACCGCGCCGCGGCTGGATTTTTCGCTGCGGGGTGCATTGCAGGCGGTGGATCTGCCCGTGCCGCAGCCCTGGCGCGCGGCTTTCCGTGGTGCTGTGCCATACCAAGGCAGTGGTACTTTGCTGAACAACGAGTTACGTTTCAGGGGTGGTGCGGATTTGGGCCAGACGCGCAGTGCCTTGCCGCAGCCTTTGAGCTGGGCATCGGGCAAGGGCGGAAACCTGACCTTCCGGGGTCAGGGGGATGTGACCCGTCATCTGCAGGCCGATTTGAGACTGCCGGTGGGGTCTGCCGCCCTGGCCTGGCAGCGGGGGCCATCGGTCTGGCGATGGCAGGCAGGAGCCGCACGCCTGGGTGGGGGAACCACGCCACCGCTGCCCAAGACCGGATTTTCTCTTCAGGGCAGTGGCAACAGCTTTGCTGTATGGCCGTGGCTGAGTCTGCTGAAGAGCGAAAAGGATCGTGGTACATGGCCGGAAATCCGCATCGACCTGCATTGGCGGCACCTGCTGCTTTTTGAACAGGATTGGCCGGACGTGCGGATGCGCGGTCAGGCTGCGGCGGAGAAGCTGCATCTGCAATTGACCGGTCCCCAGATAGCGGGTGCCCTGCAATATACGCGCGCGGTACCGCCGGCGGGTTCGGCGCAATTGCGCCTGGATATCCAGAAATTAAGCATCGCGGCGCCGTCATCTCCCAAAGTTCCGCCCTCCGGTTTTCCGCAGACGCTGGGGGGAGCAACTGGCAGCCCGCTGGCGCTCCACGCGCATATCGCCCAACTCGATTGGCGTGGCCACAAGGTGCAGGACGTGCTGCTGGATGCCGGGCGATCGGCGACGGGCTGGAAGATCGCCATGATCAAAGGCGACTGGGCAGACAGCCGATGGGATTTCAAGGGATCGTGGCAGGGCGCAGGGGCAGGTCAGTCGGCCTTTCAGGGGAAAGTCCGCAGCGACAATATTGCCCCCGTTCTGCAGGACATCGGCATGGAGACCCTGGACTACGGTCGCGCCGATTATGCGGGACAACTGTCCTGGCCGGGCGCGCCCTGGGATTTTTCGGTGGCGCACCTCAGCGGCAATATCCAGTCGAAGCTGTGGAATGGTCGCCTCCGGCAACTCGGTGCAGATATTTCCTGGCTCGTATTTCTCAATCCCACCACATTGTTCAAAGATGTGATCACCTTTGATTATCGCCCGCTCTTTGGCAGAGGACTGTTCTTTTCGAAGCTTTTTGCCGATTTTCAGATACACCATGGTGTCGCCCGTACCCGCAATATGCTTCTTGAATCCAGCGCTCTGGAAATGACAGGGCGCGGCGCCATCGATCTGGCGCATCAGTCCCTGAATATGGAACTGCAAGTCTACCCGTTGCAGAGTTTCGACCTGCTCCTCGGGAGTTTTCCCATACTGGGCCCCGCCCTCTTTGGGAAATCGGGTAAGGTGTTAGAATGGCATTATCAGGTTGACGGACCCTGGGGGCACCCCGAGGTGCACGAGGTGCATGCACCGGCCACGGCCGGGAAGGACTGA